A single genomic interval of Leishmania panamensis strain MHOM/PA/94/PSC-1 chromosome 25 sequence harbors:
- a CDS encoding hypothetical protein (TriTrypDB/GeneDB-style sysID: LpmP.25.0830) — protein sequence MSTAVFELFVKLAGVTSPGQKGTQSALEMAPPQLLLPTDEECVLYGQKKPIVFFYEPRGALQLSSGAAEGSSGPGAAASLISSSHVSFLQGWPAEMSAAQLTAPGTSVHALRVTSAEDDLHKTLSTQEVWADWPQTIRGWQLCPMSHLCAVVRTNGAAPHAYLLASRYELVGTSAVYERYLLLTPPSKSSGRDSASTVVARATTAADSTSISVTELRTLRRVACLCRCFCSSGARVQPRAVRSRGVRSDTLAPPPPLADHVLHLVPTSLQYTFCFAATALLSAADEERCQSWAITATTLSRQKLGSHQQSCSTTETANTSGALSDAGHTTYLESASQSRDRSASVVRVVENGGGTMSAYGVGFSENPRSAVSTPARPPLSMGHVDEQRDSLSGTRHREDMEQEDGEGTLEERLPPSQRWRSMALGRLLDTSFYDERVPAGWRRWCYASSGILCRPLVVDSLDGIIRYIHGSRLAFYTAVAFLDRFIAVTVDPFANFFTYKRQLQRTRSRQEMDCRMLALSGTRPTDPPRASELGAEQLYASGLDGGVQARDICSFLTQVIVVCIMLGSKTVDLYPPRIRNLMGCVEDTAPISEEDFVILEFHVLLTLGFPVHPVTLFEAVGALLTFSTSDALYGTLTASHITRRLLEEHQDRGHLVDDVDRLMQEEAEEEEAAAVAGSVQPKSRSHSVALTSADRCAINDWLRLRLFTCFICDEVIRANTSDPTASSSASASSTDDSALLYRDGSADGKNTAEEAKVQGGGASVLQFSPVLVAAAALVIAAEQLRMPLPAPILRLLPAPMQAQMRETPANSRGDINRSSGGNSSVHSTAVSHRSQYVSMCDMGIEESNALRRGAGAEIRQNEASAGLHLTAGATDDHYKVLMELSLVLEQELSRLSDNSSLQEPLTLSSMPAPSATLISTNLEAEDEQVGPSSCGAATVAGSSPCPTRPRTGATSRGGAPRRGAPLSSAAPPRVRPASACAVAMFGRIIAQAKAIHHKSRESCPPVLLHRYQSLFRDRV from the coding sequence ATGTCCACCGCCGTCTTTGAACTATTCGTTAAGCTCGCTGGGGTGACTAGTCCTGGACAGAAAGGGACGCAGTCTGCCCTCGAGATGGCAcctccgcagctgctcctgccaACAGATGAGGAGTGTGTGTTGTACGGTCAGAAAAAGCCAATTGTGTTCTTTTATGAGCCACGGGGGGCACTTCAGCTCtccagcggtgcagcggagGGCAGCTCCGGGCccggtgccgccgcgtcTCTCATCTCAAGCAGTCACGTGAGCTTCTTACAAGGGTGGCCTGCAGAGAtgtctgcagcgcagctgacGGCCCCGGGGACGTCAGTGCATGCACTCCGCGTGACGAGCGCCGAGGATGACCTCCACAAGACGCTGTCGACGCAAGAGGTGTGGGCAGACTGGCCGCAGACCATCCGCGGTTGGCAGCTCTGTCCTATGAGCCACCTGTGCGCCGTGGTGCGCACCAACGGTGCAGCTCCGCATGCGTATTTGCTGGCCTCGCGCTACGAGCTGGTTGGTACCTCTGCGGTGTACGAACGATAtctgctgctgacgccgccGTCGAAAAGCAGCGGTCGCGATTCTGCGTCTACTGTTGTGGCGCGTGCGACGACTGCAGCGGACTCGACGTCCATCAGTGTCACCGAGTTGCGGACACTGCGGCGTGTCGCCTGCCTCTGCCGATGCTTCTGCAGTAGCGGTGCGAGGGTGCAACCACGCGCAGTGCGCTCGCGCGGTGTCCGCAGCGACACGctcgcgccgccaccgccgctggccGACCATGTACTTCACTTGGTGCCGACCTCCCTCCAGTACACCTTCTGCTTCGCTGCGACGGCACTGTTGAGTGCGGCAGACGAGGAACGTTGCCAGTCGTGGGCGATAACAGCAACGACGTTGAGCCGGCAAAAGCTCGGTTCGCATCAGCAGTCTTGCTCGACAACCGAGACAGCCAACACCTCCGGTGCACTCTCTGATGCCGGGCACACAACATACCTCGAGTCCGCCTCGCAATCGCGTGACCGTAGTGCCTCGgtggtgcgtgtggtggagaacggcggcggcacgatGAGCGCCTATGGTGTTGGCTTCAGTGAGAACCCTCGCTCAGCAGTGTCGACGCCGGCGCGACCGCCGCTCTCCATGGGTCACGTGGATGAGCAGCGCGACTCGCTCTCCGGAACGCGTCACCGCGAGGACATGGAGCAGGAAGATGGCGAGGGCACACTGGAGGAGCGCCTCccgccgtcgcagcggtggcggtcgaTGGCGCTCGGCCGACTTCTCGACACATCCTTCTACGATGAGCGGGTGCCAGCCGGGTGGCGACGCTGGTGCTACGCGTCGAGTGGCATTCTGTGTCGCCCCCTCGTGGTCGACTCTCTCGACGGCATCATCCGCTACATacacggcagccgcctcgcCTTCTACACGGCAGTCGCATTTCTCGACCGGTTCATCGCCGTCACAGTGGACCCCTTCGCCAACTTCTTCACCTACAAACGCCAGCTCCAGCGGACCCGCTCGCGGCAGGAGATGGACTGCCGAATGCTGGCGCTCTCCGGCACGAGACCCACGGACCCGCCCAGGGCCTCTGAACTCGGCGCGGAGCAGCTGTACGCCAGCGGCCTCGACGGCGGTGTGCAAGCGCGCGACATCTGCAGCTTTCTGACGCAGGTCATCGTGGTGTGCATCATGCTCGGTAGCAAGACGGTCGACCTCTACCCCCCACGCATTCGCAACTTGATGGGCTGCGTTGAGGACACCGCCCCgatcagcgaggaggacttCGTGATTCTCGAGTTCCATGTTCTGCTCACACTTGGCTTTCCCGTACACCCGGTCACCCTCTTCGAAGCCGTTGGCGCACTGctcaccttctccaccagcGATGCACTCTACGGCACTCTCACAGCGTCCCACATAACGCGGCGGCTTCTGGAGGAACACCAAGACCGCGGCCACCTCGTTGACGACGTCGACCGACTTatgcaggaggaggcagaggaagaagaggccgCAGCCGTGGCAGGAAGTGTGCAGCCGAAGTCGCGCTCACACAGCGTAGCGCTTACGTCGGCAGACCGGTGCGCCATCAACGATTGGCTGCGGTTGCGCCTCTTTACGTGTTTCATCTGCGATGAGGTCATTCGCGCCAACACTTCTGACCCTACCGCATCGTCTTCGGCGTCTGCGTCATCAACCGACGACAGCGCCCTGCTCTACCGCGACGGTAGCGCCGATGGCAAGAACACCGCCGAAGAAGCAAAGGTACAGGGCGGGGGCGCCAGTGTGCTTCAGTTCTCGCCCGTGctcgtcgccgcagcagcgctcgtgATAGCagccgagcagctgcgcatgccCCTCCCTGCTCCCATTCTGCGCCTTTTGCCAGCCCCCATGCAAGCACAAATGCGCGAAACCCCGGCCAACAGCAGAGGTGACATCAATCGCAGTAGTGGTGGTAACAGTTCCGTGCATAGCACGGCCGTGTCGCACAGAAGCCAGTACGTGAGCATGTGCGACATGGGAATTGAGGAATCGAACGCATTGcgccgtggcgctggcgcggagATAAGACAGAACGAAGCATCGGCCGGGTTGCACCTCACAGCGGGCGCCACAGATGATCACTACAAGGTGCTGATGGAACTGTCTCTAGTTCTGGAGCAAGAGCTGAGTCGGCTCTCTGACAACAGCAGTCTGCAGGAGCCGTTGACTCTGTCGAGTATGCCAGCCCCAAGCGCCACGCTCATCTCGACAAATCTGGAAGCAGAAGACGAGCAGGTCGGCCCtagcagctgcggcgcggcaACAGTGGCCGGGTCATCGCCGTGTCCCACCCGTCCCCGCACCGGGGCGACATCACGTGGAGGGGCACCCCGACGAGGGGCACCTTTATCctctgcggcgccaccgcgtgtGCGTCCGGCGAGCGCGTGTGCCGTTGCCATGTTTGGTCGCATCATTGCGCAGGCAAAGGCGATCCACCACAAGAGTCGGGAGAGCTGCCCACCGGTGCTACTGCACCGCTATCAGTCTCTCTTCCGGGACCGCGTATAA
- a CDS encoding hypothetical protein (TriTrypDB/GeneDB-style sysID: LpmP.25.0840) — protein MTTTAKKNDVPIDVTWEDQKNICIFSRLHRRVQALNRRLKLLTDDIEKLDDAGTEVMICDEVKYVFGEAFVDVECDQAVDLLDAEKQRIESEKEEVEAELKDLHVALGELKAQLYAKFGSQIYLEEK, from the coding sequence ATGACCACCACGGCCAAGAAGAATGACGTCCCGATTGACGTCACATGGGAGGACCAGAAAAATATCTGCATCTTTTCCCGCCTCCACCGACGCGTGCAGGCACTGAATCGCCGCCTAAAACTTCTGACCGACGACATTGAGAAGCTTGACGACGCCGGCACCGAGGTGATGATCTGCGACGAGGTGAAATATGTCTTTGGCGAGGCATTTGTGGACGTGGAGTGCGATCAGGCCGTAGACCTGCTCGATGccgagaagcagcgcattgagtcggagaaggaggaagtAGAGGCTGAGCTGAAGGATCTGCATGTGGCACTGGGGGAACTCAAGGCGCAGCTCTACGCCAAGTTCGGCTCACAGATTTACCTGGAGGAAAAGTAG
- a CDS encoding hypothetical protein (TriTrypDB/GeneDB-style sysID: LpmP.25.0850), with product MQYEKPGGVMHEVIRRAFDELRLHNNAQGAVTIVTFALANAEGLPLLKSGKDLNGNTTPSTPRAVSSRSDNIVVRPRDTSAAAADASSASSSNQNDYDPNALRPRLGGTSSMTRVAHAASIQWLTAGGISAAMASPSLVSSSNPIASLPPGSAECLNKPHHFNRTQVLRLLLIRCEAYSAMRQHNCALQDALNAVEVSEGQSAEAYFAVGREQRRQFNIVESARAFDTAEALLNSMQQAIAAGRHVVDGWIQETVSEDFWAERGYQMSEVRALGITQREYELQELAGYRNGLSNSGSAPSIPLGHGRTDLLNSLISSSSGREHGRGVEPSCAGASGSQCEMSTSLKDCAASVTFTGESGADGSAAGAESYACDMLQCGMSSNELSMWRRLSNESRALLAMRQSHTVPSTLLGATMTLLDRRLASIRGGLAVSLENNLSVPLRFVGAMAPDGLYHDAFSFPDFIDKAHCGISMLHPRGWGGYSGCVCYELHEHLSCFFYFEYPLLGSLKYGVRFVDHRVSDLRRAFAEVYKETGVYGIEGGTTALAITPPPHPNSVTAGGHNGSHIGGGVLVRGATTPLTTTVASMNAARAAIRTPPSGIWTASHTAASPSKRPIKATARLNGNQGIAFSLSEVLALRLRSVELLPALEYVGATTLKKMSYVSQRYRELVNNLPPPMFYGTGRRSYPDYCVASDRFNSPWIVRDVQPVTWKLVFDGRLADQEEFSISAESDMQKHILCFSADAQTKVTGYVYFGDKRCLQYIIKESWIPFSNTLYISTPVGRTFASCVATNNQTQFTMSLTSSSGSGGSVRGGAAKGGDEMLYSARKRVQSPSDAATPTARTGATVVTATAIPAGVVSGNGNGLHSSRSTAPATLGVDSGAVTGIVEGASDVGGNAARRAMVATAVDTASMKTSDSSGGLGMLSLPVTAGGIAKATVYSPNPVSSSAPKQPSSETASNSTTVTAAAAVSSTSGKPEYYSIWRPQRVSGGAVVGSTSPATTNGGADIVAEVKVNPVLYGMVVKGYCAAEITLYPGADAMLVSLMSFFMTRW from the coding sequence ATGCAGTATGAGAAGCCCGGTGGGGTCATGCATGAGGTGATCCGGCGCGCCTTTGATGAGCTGCGTCTACACAACAATGCACAGGGCGCGGTCACCATCGTCACATTCGCTCTTGCGAACGCAGAgggactgccgctgctgaagtCGGGCAAGGATCTCAATGGAAACACCACACCAAGCACGCCGCGAGCAGTGTCGTCGCGTAGCGACAACATCGTGGTACGTCCCCGTGacaccagcgctgctgccgctgatgcttccagtgcgagcagcagcaaccagAACGACTACGACCCTAACGCGCTCCGCCCACGTCTGGGCGGGACCTCGAGCATGACCCGTGTGGCGCATGCCGCGTCGATTCAGTGGCTCACCGCCGGGGGCATCAGCGCCGCTATGGCTTCCCCATCTCTCGTGTCTAGCAGCAACCCCATCGCGTCACTGCCTCCCGGGAGCGCCGAGTGTCTGAACAAGCCGCACCACTTCAATCGGACGCAAGTGCTGCGGCTTCTGCTCATCCGATGCGAAGCCTACAGCGCCATGAGGCAGCACAACTGCGCACTGCAGGATGCGCTGAACGCGGTCGAGGTATCGGAAGGCCAGTCCGCGGAGGCGTACTTTGCGGTTGGTCgagagcagcgccggcagtTCAACATTGTGGAGTCCGCCAGAGCGTTTGACACAGCAGAGGCGTTACTGAACTCCATGCAGCAAGCCATTGCGGCTGGACGGCACGTGGTGGACGGGTGGATCCAGGAAACGGTGTCGGAGGACTTCTGGGCCGAGCGCGGCTACCAGATGTCAGAGGTTCGAGCACTCGGCATCACACAGCGCGAGTATGAGCTGCAGGAACTCGCCGGGTACCGTAATGGTCTGTCGAACTCAGGTAGTGCCCCGTCGATTCCTCTTGGCCACGGACGCACTGATCTGCTAAACTCGCTGataagcagcagcagtgggcgTGAGCATGGGCGCGGTGTCGAGCCGTCATGTGCCGGTGCTAGTGGCTCGCAGTGCGAGATGTCGACCTCCCTGAAAGACTGCGCGGCGAGCGTTACCTTCACAGGTGagagcggcgctgacggcagcgcggcgggtGCGGAGAGCTATGCGTGTGACATGCTGCAGTGCGGTATGTCTTCAAACGAGCTCTCCATGTGGCGCCGTCTCTCCAATGAGTCGCGGGCGCTGCTTGCCATGCGCCAGTCCCACACCGTGCCGTCAACGCTGCTGGGGGCGACCATGACCCTGCTGGATCGGCGTCTCGCGAGCATTCGCGGTGGCCTCGCTGTCTCTCTAGAAAATAACTTGAGCGTCCCCCTGCGTTTCGTTGGTGCAATGGCACCAGACGGGCTCTATCACGACGCCTTCAGTTTCCCCGACTTCATCGACAAGGCGCACTGCGGCATCTCAATGCTCCACCCACGCGGGTGGGGTGGCTACTCTGGCTGCGTCTGCTACGAACTGCACGAACACTTGAGCTGCTTTTTTTATTTTGAATATCCGCTGCTGGGCTCGCTCAAGTATGGCGTACGCTTCGTCGACCACCGCGTCTCtgacctgcgccgcgcctTCGCAGAGGTGTACAAGGAGACGGGTGTCTACGGCATCGAGGGCGGCACAACGGCTTTGGCCAtcacaccgccaccgcacccCAACAGCGTCACGGCGGGCGGACACAATGGCTCCCACATCGGGGGCGGTGTGTTGGTCCGCGgcgcgacgacgccgctcACGACGACGGTGGCTAGCATGAATGCGGCGCGGGCGGCGATTCGCACACCACCGTCGGGAATCTGGACTGCGTCGCACACTGCGGCGTCCCCGTCGAAGCGCCCGATAAAGGCCACGGCACGTCTGAATGGCAATCAGGGCATCGCCTTCTCACTTTCCGAAGTCCTGGCCTTGCGGCTGCGCAGTGTGGAGCTGTTGCCCGCTCTCGAGTACGTTGGTGCGACGACGCTCAAAAAGATGAGCTACGTCAGCCAGCGCTACAGGGAACTCGTGAACaacctgccgccgccgatgttCTACGGCACTGGGCGTCGCTCCTACCCGGACTACTGCGTCGCCTCCGACCGGTTCAACTCGCCGTGGATTGTGCGAGACGTGCAGCCAGTCACGTGGAAGCTCGTCTTCGACGGCCGCCTCGCCGACCAGGAGGAGTTCTCTATATCGGCTGAGAGTGACATGCAAAAACATATCCTGTGCTTTTCGGCTGATGCGCAGACAAAGGTGACGGGCTACGTGTACTTTGGCGACAAGCGGTGCCTGCAGTACATCATCAAGGAGAGCTGGATCCCGTTCAGCAACACGCTCTACATCTCCACCCCCGTCGGCAGAACCTTCGCCAGTTGCGTAGCAACGAACAACCAAACCCAGTTCACTATGTCGctcacgagcagcagcggaagtgGCGGTAGCGTGAGGGGAGGCGCGGCCAAGGGCGGCGATGAAATGCTGTACTCGGCACGCAAGCGTGTGCAATCGCCCAGCGATGCTGCCACGCCGACCGCGCGTACCGGGGCCACCGTTGTGACAGCCACGGCTATTCCAGCCGGAGTCGTGAGCGGAAACGGAAACGGCCTCCACAGCAGTCGTAGCACAGCGCCCGCCACGCTTGGTGTCGATTCTGGCGCTGTCACGGGCATAGTGGAGGGCGCTAGCGACGTCGGTGGCAATGCGGCAAGACGCGCCATGGTTGCTACGGCCGTGGACACAGCGTCGATGAAAACCAGTGACAGCTCTGGTGGGTTGGGTATGCTCTCCTTGCCGGTGACAGCGGGGGGGATCGCGAAGGCGACTGTTTACTCTCCAAATCCCGTATCCTCCTCAGCTCCGAAGCAGCCGTCTTCGGAAACTGCGTCTAACAGCACCACTGTtacagctgcggcagcggtctCCTCGACGTCTGGAAAGCCGGAGTACTACAGCATCTGGCGCCCACAGCgcgtcagcggtggcgccgtcgtcgggagcacctcgccagcgacgacgaacggcggcgccgacatTGTAGCCGAAGTGAAGGTAAACCCCGTGCTCTACGGCATGGTGGTCAAGGGCTACTGCGCAGCCGAGATTACGCTCTACCCTGGCGCGGATGCGATGCTCGTGTCACTCATGTCATTCTTTATGACACGGTGGTAG
- a CDS encoding hypothetical protein (TriTrypDB/GeneDB-style sysID: LpmP.25.0860), with amino-acid sequence MILPPHDAEPLAAKQTLSQPAPPLCEGWLEKLALCRGLFAKKGWHRRYVFATHEGLGLCHTNPRDKGNCARGRPLRIRHAKSFISFVKRRNGEMELQPVYIVDDVSAARHPEAPKKSYNGICSETMSLIEGTSNSTSTRDLSRFTSATNGNSCTYYYFGLTFEEYSRRYLLLFRTTSPQEYIKWTTCLPLYVHEGSASRIVPLGHPLEAGRQQPIDVNHRRLTERREWRLPNATFYLDPDPCTLAEHLKVRRLCLSWDEGERRRLFTTATERVCSLCGKSESAASAFITELQEQSEEKHRNAMFSLFEELSPTMFEYEEQHSARYRDSSEPKRVAAAISSVGMAANSSGAAHPPATQVDSAEDAAEYLSMGESTNQSASRRPLSRIPDSGGGAGSGSKEAHKHPRLEKAGATPYSDSPNK; translated from the coding sequence ATgatcctccctccccatgACGCCGAACCTTTGGCAGCGAAGCAGACACTTTCGCAGCCGGCTCCTCCGCTTTGCGAGGGCTGGCTAGAGAAGCTCGCGCTGTGCCGCGGCTTGTTCGCCAAGAAggggtggcaccgccgctatGTGTTTGCCACTCACGAGGGCCTCGGGCTGTGCCACACAAATCCGCGCGACAAGGGCAACTGCGCTCGTGGACGCCCACTAAGGATCCGGCATGCCAAGTCCTTTATTTCATTCGTGAAGAGGCGGAATGGGGAGATGGAACTGCAGCCGGTGTACATTGTCGACGACGTCAGCGCCGCGCGGCACCCCGAGGCGCCGAAGAAGAGCTACAACGGCATCTGTAGCGAGACGATGTCCTTAATTGAGGGGACTAGCAACAGCACGTCCACGCGCGACCTGTCGAGGTTCACCTCGGCGACCAACGGCAACAGCTGCACGTACTACTACTTTGGGCTCACGTTCGAGGAGTACAGCAGACGAtacctgctgctgttccgcACCACATCGCCACAGGAGTACATCAAGTGGACCACCTGTTTGCCCCTCTACGTTCACGAAGGCAGCGCGTCGAGGATTGTGCCGCTGGGCCATCCGCTTGAGGCAGGTCGCCAGCAGCCCATTGACGTCAACCACAGGCGACTGACGGAGAGGCGCGAGTGGAGGCTGCCCAACGCAACCTTCTACCTCGACCCCGACCCGTGCACCCTCGCCGAGCATCTAAAGGTCCGCCGCTTGTGTCTCAGCTGGGATGAGGGCGAGCGCAGACGACTCTTCACCACTGCCACGGAGCGCGTGTGCTCGCTGTGCGGCAAGTCAGAGAGTGCCGCATCGGCATTCATCACCGAACTGCAAGAACAgagtgaggagaagcacCGCAACGCGATGTTCTCTCTGTTCGAAGAGCTTTCCCCGACGATGTTTGAATACGAGGAGCAACACTCCGCACGCTACAGAGACAGCAGTGAACCCAaacgtgtcgctgctgctatcAGTAGCGTAGGGATGGCGGCCAATAGCTCTGGCGctgcacacccacccgcaACACAGGTTGACTCGGCTGAGGACGCCGCCGAATACCTAAGCATGGGGGAGAGTACGAATCAATCTGCCAGTCGACGCCCGCTCTCTAGGATTCCCgacagtggtggcggcgctggcagtggGAGCAAGGAGGCGCACAAGCACCCGAGGCTGGAGAAGGCTGGTGCCACCCCCTACTCAGATTCGCCGAATAAgtga